A single Catharus ustulatus isolate bCatUst1 chromosome 7, bCatUst1.pri.v2, whole genome shotgun sequence DNA region contains:
- the LOC116998702 gene encoding tetratricopeptide repeat protein 30B-like, whose amino-acid sequence MEPAPVPDGQHTAVVYGLISGGRFAEAVSLLNRGLQKSCRSRGCLSLLGYCHYQLQEFAAAAECYEQLVALHPQLLPYRLCHAQALYKAGLFAEALRVVSPLLDVPAFHRRALRLQAAVHYAQGDLPAAQSLVEEELAAAADGGSGAAEDPSERADAEVNLGCLLYRQGRHEEASSKFASAMQVLGYCPELSYNMALCSYAAKQYHAALKYISDIIKRGIHQHPELNVGMTTEGIDVRSVGNTLVLHRTALVEAFNLKAAIEYQLRNVRSAQEALTDMPPRAEEELDPVTLHNQALMNMDSQPTDGFGKLQFLLLQNPYPPETFGNLLLLYCKHQYYDLAADVLAENAHLTYKLLTPYLYNFLDAIITCQTAPEEAFHKLDDSAGTITEQLRKLTKQVQEARQNWDDEALKKAINEYDETLDKYVPVLMAQAKIYWDMKNYTMVEKIFHKSVEFCKEHEVWKLNVAHVLFMQENKYKEAIGFYEPIVKKHYSNILDVSAIVLANLCVSYILTNQNEDAEELMRKIEKAEEQLSYDHPDKNTYHLCIVNLVIGTLYCVKGNYDFGISRIIKSLEPYNKKLSTDTWYYAKRCFLSLLENMSKHMIMLRDSVIQECLHFLKQCEQYGRNIPAVIEHPLEESATHSGKNTVTYEARLLRALMYKITGWAE is encoded by the coding sequence ATGGAGCCCGCGCCGGTGCCCGACGGGCAGCACACGGCCGTGGTGTACGGGCTCATCAGCGGCGGGCGCTTCGCGGAGGCGGTGTCGCTGCTGAACCGCGGGCTGCAGAAGAGCTGCCGCTCCCGGGGCTGCCTCTCGCTGCTGGGCTACTGCCACTACCAGCTGCAGGAGttcgcggcggcggccgagtGCTACGAGCAGCTGGTGGCGCTGCACCCGCAGCTGCTGCCGTACCGCCTGTGCCATGCGCAGGCCCTCTACAAGGCCGGGCTGTTCGCCGAAGCCCTGCGCGTCGTCAGCCCGCTGCTGGACGTCCCCGCCTTCCACCGCCGGGCCCTGCGCCTCCAGGCCGCTGTCCACTATGCCCAGGGCGACCTCCCGGCGGCCCAGAGCCTGGTGGAGGAGGAGCTCGCCGCCGCTGCTGACGGCGGCTCCGGAGCGGCCGAGGACCCTTCGGAGCGGGCCGATGCCGAGGTCAACCTGGGCTGCCTGCTGTACCGGCAGGGCCGGCACGAAGAGGCCAGCAGCAAGTTTGCCAGCGCCATGCAAGTGTTGGGGTACTGCCCGGAGCTGTCCTACAACATGGCCCTGTGCTCCTACGCGGCCAAGCAGTACCACGCTGCCCTCAAGTACATCTCCGACATCATCAAGCGCGGCATCCACCAGCACCCGGAGCTCAACGTGGGCATGACCACCGAGGGCATCGACGTCCGCAGCGTGGGCAACACGCTGGTCCTGCACCGCACGGCCCTGGTGGAGGCCTTCAACCTCAAGGCGGCCATTGAGTACCAGCTGCGCAACGTGCGATCGGCGCAGGAAGCGCTCACGGACATGCCTCCCAGGGCCGAGGAGGAGCTGGACCCGGTCACGCTGCACAACCAAGCACTCATGAACATGGACAGCCAGCCCACTGATGGGTTTGGGAAGCTGCAGTTTCTTCTCCTGCAGAACCCCTATCCACCAGAAACTTTTGGTAACCTGCTACTTCTCTATTGCAAGCATCAATACTACGACCTGGCAGCTGATGTGCTGGCAGAGAATGCCCATCTGACCTACAAACTGCTCACACCTTATCTGTACAACTTCTTGGATGCCATTATTACTTGTCAAACTGCCCCTGAGGAGGCTTTCCACAAGCTAGATGATTCAGCAGGGACTATTACTGAGCAGCTGAGAAAACTCACAAAACAGGTACAGGAAGCTAGGCAAAATTGGGATGATGAAGCTCTAAAAAAGGCAATAAATGAGTATGATGAGACTCTGGATAAATATGTTCCTGTCTTGATGGCCCAGGCAAAGATTTATTGGGACATGAAGAACTACACAATGGTAGAAAAGATCTTCCACAAATCAGTGGAGTTCTGCAAGGAACACGAGGTGTGGAAGCTTAATGTGGCTCATGTGCTCTTCATGCAGGAGAACAAGTATAAAGAGGCTATTGGCTTCTATGAGCCAATAGTTAAAAAGCACTACAGCAACATTCTGGATGTCAGTGCCATTGTGTTAGCAAACCTCTGCGTTTCCTACATCCTGACAAACCAGAATGAGGACGCAGAGGAACTAATGAGGAAGATTGAGAAGGCAGAAGAGCAGCTGTCTTATGATCATCCTGATAAAAATACCTACCATCTTTGCATTGTCAATCTGGTCATTGGTACCCTCTACTGTGTGAAGGGAAACTATGACTTCGGTATTTCAAGGATCATTAAAAGTCTGGAGCCGTATAACAAAAAACTGAGCACGGACACGTGGTATTATGCTAAGCGGTGTTTCCTGTCCTTGCTGGAGAACATGTCCAAGCACATGATCATGCTGCGTGACAGTGTGATTCAGGAGTGCCTGCACTTCCTGAAGCAATGTGAACAGTATGGGAGAAACATCCCAGCTGTTATTGAGCACCCCCTTGAAGAGAGTGCGACACACAGTGGGAAAAACACAGTCACCTATGAAGCCAGGCTTTTGAGGGCGCTGATGTATAAGATCACTGGGTGGGCTGAGTAA